One Nematostella vectensis chromosome 10, jaNemVect1.1, whole genome shotgun sequence genomic window carries:
- the LOC5509426 gene encoding neuroepithelial cell-transforming gene 1 protein isoform X3 has translation MSRSILRRRTFHAKKANLFDPASVMAPVLKASLEKEPSSKKFMKAVRTKSSVMSSSVETSVPQSPSQRRKAGGLVQRSFSLRVGSAKDEDFAKKYRIVPTPVKKRANKLWSDTVSKGHVQTLSPMQLRRQEAIYELSSGEEDVVSDLTMMQEVYYKPMYKLKLMSEYEFTTIFGYIETLLEIHSDIIVKLKAARSSADGMTDSIGQIMLEWFPRLSCYVKYCANQFEAKAMLDEKMKSDNNVKDFLQRCQASPFSRKLDLWSFLDSPRSRLVKYPLMLKSIMKLTPRDHPDRKLLEDAIACIETIIEDVDQKTGEAKCQCVLSRIVFLYDNQMCPELFKSKRLLCSGVLKNKHGTKLHAFLFEKVFLLTRPATRGGRSSYQVFTEPLLAEYLFVEDLPDGDVRLGGSFKTAISRLATCKNAKGVISLIKRPRSRNVLRISSTDRHNGQSHTLQASSEPDKRQWLNALRSIVSSENYKTFI, from the exons ATGAGCCGGTCCATTTTACGAAGACGAACTTTTCACGCGAAAAAAGCTAATTTGTTTGATCCAGCTTCAGTGATGGCTCCAGTTCTAAAAGCTTCGCTGGAAAAG GAGCCGAGCAGTAAGAAGTTTATGAAGGCCGTGCGGACTAAATCTAGTGTTATGAGCAGCTCGGTGGAAACTTCAGTTCCACAATCGCCTTCACAGCGGCGCAAGGCTGGTGGACTCGTGCAG CGCTCCTTTAGTTTGCGGGTTGGCTCAGCCAAAGATGAAGATTTTGCCAAAAAGTATCGCATCGTGCCTACACCAGTCAAAAAGCGTGCGAATAAG CTATGGAGCGACACAGTCTCCAAGGGCCATGTGCAGACGCTCTCGCCGATGCAGCTAAGAAGGCAGGAG GCCATATACGAGCTGTCGTCAGGCGAAGAAGATGTTGTCTCAGATCTTACCATGATGCAAGAG GTGTATTATAAGCCCATGTACAAGTTAAAGCTTATGAGTGAATACGAATTCACGACGATATTCGGCTACATAGAGACTTTATTGGAAATTCACAGTG ACATTATTGTCAAGTTAAAAGCCGCTAGATCATCCGCAGATGGTATGACGGATAGTATAGGACAAATCATGTTAGAATGG TTCCCTAGATTGAGTTGTTACGTCAAGTACTGCGCAAACCAGTTCGAGGCCAAGGCCATGTTAGATGAGAAGATGAAGAGCGATAACAACGTCAAGGATTTCCTCCAG AGATGTCAAGCCTCACCTTTCAGTCGCAAGTTGGATTTATGGAGTTTTCTTG ATTCCCCGCGCAGTCGCTTGGTCAAGTATCCTCTCATGCTCAAGAGTATTATGAAACTA ACTCCAAGAGATCACCCAGACCGCAAACTATTGGAAGATGCA ATCGCATGCATAGAAACAATCATCGAAGACGTTGATCAAAAGACGGGCGAAGCAAAG TGCCAGTGTGTTCTGAGCAGGATTGTCTTCCTCTATGACAATCAGATGTGCCCAGAGCTTTTCAAATCAAAAAGACTCCTTTGCAGTGGAGTACTGAAAAATAAACACGGAACT AAACTACATGCATTTCTATTTGAGAAAGTCTTCCTACTCACGCGGCCAGCAACAAGGGGTGGCAGGTCAAGTTACCAAGTGTTTACAGAG CCATTGCTGGCAGAGTATCTTTTTGTTGAGGATTTGCCAGATGGTGACGTCAGGCTCGGAGGGTCATTCAAGACAGCAATATCAAGACTAGCAACCTGTAAGAATGCTAAAGGAGTTATCAGTCTGATTAAGAGACCACGAT CAAGGAACGTCTTAAGAATCTCAAGTACTGACCGACACAATGGGCAGTCTCACACACTGCAAGCATCCAGCGAGCCGGACAAAAGGCAATGGCTAAATGCTTTACGAAGTATAGTGAGCAGTGAGAATTATAAGACTTTTATATAA